In Tistrella mobilis, the genomic window ATGCAAGCCGGCAGGCAACGCCATCGCCGGCAGGCCGGTCATATTGAACTGGGCGGTGAAGGGAACCGTGTCAAACAACCGGTCATACCAACCTTGCGCATCAAGATGGGGATCGCTCTGGTCAAGATAGCCAAGCGGCACTGGCACATCCTTCAGAACCGGCATAAGAATAATGTCATAACTCCCGAAGAATACTCCAAAATTTCGCGAGACCATATTCATCACCATGAAGGCCTGCTCGACATCCATTGCGGTCAGCCTGGCTCCTGCCTGCGCACAGGCCATGGTCACCGCCTCGACATTATCCGGCCCCGGCTGCAGGTTCAGCATCTCGGCCATACCGTAGACCCCCGCCGCCAGGAACGACATCCAGGCAGTGAAGTTCGCTCGATGGAAGGCTGCCACATCGTAATCCGGCACCGCTTCTTCGACGATATGCCCTTCGGCCTCCAGCAGCTTCGCCGTCCGGACCAGTGCCGCATCGATATGGGGCGCCGCTGCCGGCGATCCCGGCCACTGCCGCGCCAGGGCGATGCGCAGCTTTGGCGTGGAGCTCCGAACTGCTTCGGCATAAGGCATGGCCGGCGGCCGGATGTCGGTCATCGCGCCGGGGTCCGCCCCCGCAACGGCGTCAAGCAGGGTGGCTGCATCGCGGATGCTCCGCGTCACGGCGAACTCGTTGGCCATACCCAAAAGAGGCAGCCCGTAATAGGGGCCGAAGGGAATGCGCCCGCGCGAGGGCTTGAGGCCGACCAGCCCGCACGCCGCTGCCGGAATACGGATCGAGCCGCCGCCATCATTGGCGTGGGCCACCGGCACGATACCCGCCGCCACCGCCGCCGCCGAACCGCCGGATGAGCCGCCCGGCGAGCGTTCCGGGTTCCAGGGATTGCGGGTCGGGCCGTAAAGTACGGCCTCGGTGGTGGCATTGAAGCCGAATTCGGGTGTCGCGGTCACACCCAGCGTGTTCAATCCCGCCCGGCGGAAGCGGGCGAAGAGCTCGGAATCGACCGGCGGCACAAACTGGCCCTGGCCGAGCATCCGCGAGCCCATCATCTCCGGATGGCCGCCGACCGCCAGCACCAGATCCTTTACCAGAAAAGGCACGCCGGCAAAGGGGCCGGACGGATCACCCGGCACCGGCTGGTCAAAGCGGCGAACCACCGCGTTGATCCGGCCATTCACCGCCTCGATCGCCTGGTTGGCGCAATCGGTCAGCTCGGCGGCGCTCACCTCGCCCGCAGCGACCAGACCAGCAAGGCCGGTCGCGTCCTCGACGACGTAATCCTTCAGATCCATCCCTGATCTCCCTGTTTTATAATATGGGATCAGAGGATCTTCGGCCGATCCGCAGGCGGCCTCCAGGATGCAGATGGATCACATCGACCCGAGCGCCGTCACAAGTGCGGCGCGGGAATTGATTTCCAACTTGTCATAGATCCGCCGCGTCTGGTTGCGGATGGTCACAGGCGACAACCCGAGCCGCCGGGCGACCTCTTTATGACCAAGACCCCGCGCGAGCAGGGCAGCGATCTCGGCCTCGCGCGGGGACAGCCGGTCGGCGGGTGCCGCACGACGCAGCACAAGCCGCACCAGCCCGGCCCCTGCCCCATCGACCTCGGCGATCAGCCCGAATGCCGGAACCTCCTGTTGTCCGGGACGCCCCAGGATTGCCCGAAGTGGTGCCGGCAGCAGCGGTTCCGCCGCAAGGCCCAGCCGCGCCAGGCGCTGCCCGCCGAAGATACACAGCCCCGCCGGAGTAACATGCAGTTGCACGGCATCGGTATCCATAGGCGCCTCGGCACGGCCACGAACCATCCGGTCCAGGGTGGTGACCGCTCCATAAAGGAAATCCTGCTCATCCTCCTCCCAGGGCCGTCCGTCGCCACCGTTGCGATAACAGGACAGAAACAGGGAGGCCGGCTGCCCGGGCCGTAACGACATGGCCGCGGCCGCGGCATCCAGGTCGTAACGCCTGGCCATCTGCATCAGCCCGGCGGTCTGTTCGATCTGCCGCCTGCGATAGGTCGCAACCCGGTCAGGCGCACGACGGATCTGGCCCAGCATCAGATCGTCATGACGCATCGCCCGCCAATCGTCGAAAAACGGCCCGGCAATATTGAAGGTCCGCGAGGCGGCGATCTCGACCCGCCCGCCATCCCAGGCGGAAAAGCCATACCAGGCGGCATCGAAGCCGAGCACCCCCGCCAGCCGTCCGATCGCCAGATCAAGTGCGTTCAAAGGCGAGGCCTCG contains:
- a CDS encoding amidase, whose amino-acid sequence is MDLKDYVVEDATGLAGLVAAGEVSAAELTDCANQAIEAVNGRINAVVRRFDQPVPGDPSGPFAGVPFLVKDLVLAVGGHPEMMGSRMLGQGQFVPPVDSELFARFRRAGLNTLGVTATPEFGFNATTEAVLYGPTRNPWNPERSPGGSSGGSAAAVAAGIVPVAHANDGGGSIRIPAAACGLVGLKPSRGRIPFGPYYGLPLLGMANEFAVTRSIRDAATLLDAVAGADPGAMTDIRPPAMPYAEAVRSSTPKLRIALARQWPGSPAAAPHIDAALVRTAKLLEAEGHIVEEAVPDYDVAAFHRANFTAWMSFLAAGVYGMAEMLNLQPGPDNVEAVTMACAQAGARLTAMDVEQAFMVMNMVSRNFGVFFGSYDIILMPVLKDVPVPLGYLDQSDPHLDAQGWYDRLFDTVPFTAQFNMTGLPAMALPAGLHDGIPVPIQLAAGMGREDLLLQLGRDLEELQPWRQVRPGIFAV
- a CDS encoding LuxR C-terminal-related transcriptional regulator encodes the protein MAMDIRSFSTWLEDVDGFLAEASPLNALDLAIGRLAGVLGFDAAWYGFSAWDGGRVEIAASRTFNIAGPFFDDWRAMRHDDLMLGQIRRAPDRVATYRRRQIEQTAGLMQMARRYDLDAAAAAMSLRPGQPASLFLSCYRNGGDGRPWEEDEQDFLYGAVTTLDRMVRGRAEAPMDTDAVQLHVTPAGLCIFGGQRLARLGLAAEPLLPAPLRAILGRPGQQEVPAFGLIAEVDGAGAGLVRLVLRRAAPADRLSPREAEIAALLARGLGHKEVARRLGLSPVTIRNQTRRIYDKLEINSRAALVTALGSM